The DNA region AGTCCAAATAACCGGCCTTGCTCATCAGTTCTTCATAGGGAACCCCGAGCGCATCGGCAATTTTGCGAAGCGTCTGCGGCTTGGGGATGCCGCGCAGCCCGTTCTCGATCCTCGAGATTTGCGATCCGCTGATTTCAGCGGCTTGCGCGAGCTGATTGATGCTTAAGCCTTTGTCTTCCCTCATCTGCTTCAAGTATGCTCCAAATCTGTGATCCACGCTCCGGCCACTCCTCACCATAATCCATCTGTAACCTCTGTTTATAGTATAAACCCATCCGATACCTTTGCCAACAGGTAAAATAAAAACAAAGTAATATTGCCAAAAGGCAAGAATATGAGAGCGAGAGGGCCCATTTCTTGATTTTTGCAGCACAATTGAACGTTTACGAAGATCTCCAGATAGTGGTATTATAACGGAAAATACGAACAAATATACGAACAGTCGGCGTGGCCTTGATTTTCTGCCAAATGGCAAAAGTAAGCTAGGATAAATCATCAATGGGGAGTGAACCGGTATGAATCATATGTTACCTGAATTGGATCGCAGAAAAACCCAATACGCGATTGAGGCGGTATTCGAGAAGTATCGAATTTATAAAACGATAACGTTCGAGATGAGGGAGGCGAGCGTGACCGCATCGTACACGGAGCGATTCCATGGACCGACGAATGTGACTTCGGATCAGACGGCAAAGGTAGCGATATATAATGTAGATATGCCTGCGGCAAGGAAGCACTACTGCGAAACGATCGAATCGATCGTGGAGCGGCTGGGAGCGCGCGAGCAGCTGCTGATAAGGGAACGGTACATGAAGCAGGACGATGTGTACGACTACAAGGTGTACAACCATATTTTCGATCCGCCGGTAAGTAAGGACACTTATGTTAAAATCCGCACCCGAGCTTTTTACAAAATGGCGTTGGTGCTTGCCGATCTGGGCATGTTGCCGCTGGATACCCTCGTGAAGCCCCTAACCCGGCTGAAAAAGAATGAAGGGGCCGAGGCGGTGGGGGCCCTAAGATAAACCCGTCTCGGTAATTCGAGAAGATCGATCGCGGGAAGCACATCATGAAAGGTTGATTGACCGGGCTTGGAGGACTTTTTAGCCTAGAGATAGATGACTTTTAGACAATGGATGGATCACTCCTTTAGACAATAATGGCTGACTCGTTAGACAATAATGGATGACTCGTTAGATAATAATGGACGACTGTGGGCCAGAACCGACTCTGCTGAGGGTCGGTTTTTTTTACGATTCATGAAGTGCATTGACAAGGAGCTTGTTGGCAAGTATCCTATTTACATACTATTAAGTATGTGTTTGTGATATTATTAACCAGATCGAGGTGTGGGCCGATATGGATTCCAAGTCCAGAATCGTAGAAATTGCGTTAAGCATGGCGGACCGCCTGCCTCTTGATAAAATCAATTATGCCGATATCGCTGAAGCAGCGGGGGTTCACTGGACAACGGTCAGGCGTCATCTTGGCAGCAAGGAGCAGATGAGGGCATACCTCGCCGATCAGCTAAGCGATCAAGGGAGGGATCCGGCCAAGGCCGATACCCGTACGAAAATATTGGAGTCAGCTCGAAGCGTATTTGCACGCTGCGGTTACAATGGTGCTACGCTCGATCAGGTAGCTGCCGATGCCGGCATGAGCAAGGGGGCGGTATACTGGCACTATGCCAGCAAGCAGGATCTTTATATGGCACTGCTCGAGCATAACGTTGCCGC from Paenibacillus ihbetae includes:
- a CDS encoding ArpU family phage packaging/lysis transcriptional regulator, with product MNHMLPELDRRKTQYAIEAVFEKYRIYKTITFEMREASVTASYTERFHGPTNVTSDQTAKVAIYNVDMPAARKHYCETIESIVERLGAREQLLIRERYMKQDDVYDYKVYNHIFDPPVSKDTYVKIRTRAFYKMALVLADLGMLPLDTLVKPLTRLKKNEGAEAVGALR
- a CDS encoding helix-turn-helix domain-containing protein — its product is MVRSGRSVDHRFGAYLKQMREDKGLSINQLAQAAEISGSQISRIENGLRGIPKPQTLRKIADALGVPYEELMSKAGYLDSELSLHEDLTVPDWATAKDKRDFKKMLEDDGELMFDGIPLNQEDKQRIKDVLTGLFWEAKQMNKRKK